The sequence GGGAAGATCATTGTAATGGCCGTTGCCAGAGTTCAAGAAACGAGCGTAAGGGACATCAGGTGAAGAAGGAGTAGTCAAGTGAGCAAGCTCTGGAGGAGGAGTGAAAGGAGCAGTGGAGGGCTCGGTGGTGAGGGTGGAGAAAACAGGAGGaggtgagaccagttgggtttCGTGAGCGTAAGGTCCGGTGGCGTACATGGTCGAAGAAGGACCTCGAGGGGAGTTTGCAGAGAGAGATAAGTAGTTGTTTGGGGACTGAGCTGTTGAAGGAAGAGCGGAGTTTGTGAAGGAAGCGGGAGAGGAGGGTGGAGCCATGAAAGCTGGATTCATTCCTCTTGTAGTAGCTTGGTTGGTCAAGACACCTCCGTTTGGTTGTGAAGCTGAGGCATTGCCGCCACATTCAGGAATGCGAGAGGAGGCGGGGACTATTTGTTTTAGGGCCTTTTGGGACTTGAAACATGACAAGACTCCTAAACAACCTCTCCACTTTTTCCTCTGCAAAAGAGCACACACAGTGTAAGTTTCAGTGCCAAGTTTGGTAGTGAATCAACGGTAATCTTATAAGCTTATATGCATGAGTTCAAGATCACAAAGTTTGGATTTTTATGTaattgaaaaatgtaaaaatgtaaACTTTAGCATTTCTAAGTTACCAGTGGCTGTAAAAATGAATTTCAGTAAAAATGAATTCAAAGATGGAGACTTTAACATAAACCCTGATGGACATTGCTTCATTCAAGTGTTAGATTAGTGTGAACAGGGTTGAATGAATAGTCAGATCTAATAAGCAAGAAACTAAGACTGAAGAGAACTTAAAACCCACACCACACACGAACTCGAATGTAACGAAAGTAGAAGAATTTAAGAGAAACCTGTTCTTGTTCATGCTGAGGAAACATGTGCTGCTGCTCTGAGCCCATTAGGTGTGTGTGTTCGTCAGAAAACagtgattttgttttgtctgaATTGAGGGTTTCAGGACAAAGAAGCAATCATCTGGGGTTTTCTCCGTTTTGTACAACAGGTACGATCCAGAAACTACACAGAGAAGCTAAATAAAAGGGAAATGGGGACAAAAGATTAAAGCTTTTTCGGAAAGACAAAGTTGATAACTTTTTCACTGGAGTGAGAGGACGAGGATGAGAAGTTTTACAATAGAAAATGGAAATCGGCATGAAAAGATATCCTttaccaaaggaaaaaaaacaattcttaaAGAAAGAGCAGAGATGAAACAgaacaaaaagagaaagaaaaaagaggaaaaggaaaagcAAACACCTCTGTTTTTTTGGGTGTCCACATTCACTAACCTTTTGTTTTAGGATTTGAAGAaactagcaaaaaaaaaaaatggaaaagcttTTAAGTTTTGATCTCTACTCGTTTTGGGAAAAAAACTGAGATTTTTTTGAAGGTTTGTTAATGTCCTTTAGTGGGTTATTATCATATTGGCTTAGTTGGACTGTCCAACTTGGACATCTAAATGTTTACTTGAGCACGTGAAGGACGTTTACAAGTTGAACATGTAAAAGTCAAAAccatttacttctttttttttggtttggtctAATAAGAACACGTCCAAAATCAATGTAACCgcttgctcaaaaaaaaaaaatcaatgtaaCCGCTAAGTCAAACGGCTATTGAAGTTAATAAATGTAGCAGTTACCAAGAAAACGAGCTTGTTGTGTTTATCTTGGCTTTGATGGTTGAAAAAACAAAGTTTAGATTTAGAAAGTTTTTGGGGAACTTTATAAACAGTAAAGTATTCAAtatttggattaaaaaaaaaaaaatatatatatatatatatatatatatatttagattatAAAAAGGAGTAAATATATTAGCAAGATTAGCGAAAAAGAATAAttacattttctttttcaataaTGACTTAACGGAGTATATTTTTTAAGCACaccataattatttatatatactgCAATTTGAAGGGATTACAAAAGGTGATTTTTTCTCTGAATTTTGGTTTTGATCTTTTATGAATTGTCGTTGGGTTTTGAGGGTTCCAATAAAGCAGCGGAAAAGAGGACCCAGTTGTAGCGTTTGCATCTTTTGTGGGTCTAGATTTATATTTAGTGGGACCTAATACATCTAAACTAGGCCGACTAATGTTTGTTAACACAAAAATATTGACAAACTACAGTTCCAGTGAATAAAACTTTACCTTTTCTAATTTTGAGTCATCACTCATTTTGATGATTCATGTgatgtagttttaaaaattgcCGCTACAGTGATGTGTGTTTTAAAACGACCGTAGCTGCTCAGGGACATGTGAATTGCCTCAAGTGTTCTAAAATTGCCGCACTTGTTTTTAGAACACTTGCggcaatttttaaaatattttcatttacgTCTTCTTTGCCGCCTAGTCCGCATAAACCAATTTTTAGATTATTGATTTGTTGTGTTAATTTTTCTATCATTTGATTTCTTTGCACGTAGATTTTAAAGTTGCCACCTAGACGCCGTTTAAActgatttttaaaactttgattcGTTATATTGATTCTTTGTAGTTTGATTTCTCTTCATATAGATCTTGAGGTTGAGCATGATTCTGGTTATAtgcgtaatttttttttttaaaatgaagtaCCATTAAAGATggattttcttcattttttgatgttttccTTCATTTTGATGTACCATTGGAGATACTCCGATGGTTGTGGATGTGGTTGTTGGTGTTGGGATTTGTACTGTCACTGTTGTCAGGGTTAATGGTAAAGGTTTCGTTTGTGTATGCACTGCCGTCTTCTCCACATCTCTCAGCAGACTGTAAGTATTAACGCGTCTCTttgtcattctttttttttgcttaaacctTGTGTCATTCTTGAGATGAGATTAAACTCCTCAAGGAAGGAGTAGAGCATATCGATTTGAAAGGCGTTGAGTTCGGTGAGACTGAAGTATAAACTGTTTGTGCCTTTGTCAACTTGAAATTCTTAAAGACTAAAAacgtataaatttttaaatatcatcACTTTATTCATTTGTGTGCCATACTAGAATTTCTTTCCACTTATATGAAGTTTCAGAGCGCGTTGGATCTTTGTAATAAAGCCTATAATTCCTTATTTGCTTAAGAACAAGACCCAACTTGAATGTCAACTGAAGCAAGCATGTGATGTTAGTTATTTTCTAAAATGATATATCAAGAGTCAAGACAgatctttctttgttttatatACCATAGTTTAATGGCATAAAAACTCTAACCAGATGTTTCATTTTCGGAGAAACGACCGTAGCTGCTCAGGGACATGTGATGTGTGTtttaaaaacaagaaacatgtgatgtagttttaaaaattgcCGCAAGTGTTTTAAAAAATCGGTAGCCTGCCTAATTGATAGTCTTACAAAGGATCTAATTACTGCTTACCGATTTTTGGTACTCATGATCTTCAATATTATTtacaaaagatatttttatgTGGGCTTTCAACATCAATAATTACATTAACTCCTTCAAGGGCCCAAATTTCCTACTACCAAAGAATAAAAGCATAATTTTCATAGAATGtcgatgaacaaaaaaaaacttttatagaATGTCACACATGTGAAAGAgtgttttagagagagagagaaaaagagaagtaAAGTAGATCTCGTTGTGGTTCCGGTGAGCGGTCGGCGCGTCTGCGCGCGTGCCGTCGCCGGAACCGCGGTCCTGTCGTATAAAAGCTTTCTTAAGGCCTCTCTTTCGTATCTTCCCACCTTCGCCTTGTCCGACCTCTGGCTCCGGCCTAATCCATGGTGCATGGCGGTCTGTTGTGTGGAGTGAGGACGCGGTAGTGGGAAGGTTTTCGACGATGGAGAGGCGGCTCGTTTAGACTAAGGTTCGATTCCGGGAGGGGGAGGCTTTTACAGCTCCGtcgtcgtcggtattttccagGAGGTGGAGGCTCTTTTTGCTCCACCGCCGTCGGTTCTGTCTTCGGGAGGAGGAGGCTTACCTAGCTCCGTCGTCGCCGTCTTGTCTCCGGAGGGTGGAGGCTACAGTAGCTCCACGCTGCCGGTTTGGAACCCGTAGGAAATTTGGGTGTTAGCGGTGAAAGTTTGGTTAGGGTTTTGTTCTTGTCGGCTCGGATGGAAACGAGAAAGTGCGGATGAGATCttagaagaagatgaagctCTCCGTCTATGATACCGCCGACAAGAGAAGTTAGTTGAGGGTGTGGTGTGAGAAGAGTGGGTGGTCCGGATGAGAGCGCGGTTTTTCCGATGACGCTTTCGGTGGAGGACCACCGGGAAGGAAGGTGTTTTGTTGCGGGGTATGAGATCCGGCGAAACGAAGCACGGTTAGGTGGCTCCGACGGCGTCTAGAGGCGGAGACGGTCAGGTTGAGGCGGTGTGCGACGCGTGTCGATCTGATGGCGCAGATGCCTCCACGTGTTCAGCAGCCAGCCTCCTCGACGCGTTTGATCCAGCCGACGTCGTTTGGGCTTGTATGGTTTGGGCCGCGGGCCGTTTATAGCATTTAGACTGTAGCCGGTTTGGCTTATGGGCTTCGTGCCTTTTTGTTTATGCGTTTGGGCTTCAGACTATGTAATTAGGCTTGGCCCGGTATTATTATTAATCTAAATAAAAtcttgacggaaaaaaaaaaaaaagaatgtcaCACATGTACAATATGTACAAAGGATCTTTTTTGAATAAGCAAGAAACAGCTAGACAGATACATACCTCCGGTCCCACCTGAACCAATCATAGCCTGGCGGCTAAGTCTTACAGTTGAATTGTTCATGGGTTGTCCATATGGTGATGTGAACCATACACATTACACTAAATACTGATAAAAAAGGATACCAACTCTTCTATTCGACTTATGTTTTTCGGTCTTGAATTTCTAAATCAGTTACTCTAAATCAACAACTTATGTTTTTCAAATCTGAACTTTTATGTTACTCTAAATCTTCTATTCGAGCATTCATTTCAGTCTCAAATCCCGTTATGTATGATGctatctttctttcctttttactCGAACACCTTAACCTTTTGTTCTGTCGGTGGTCAAAGTTGGACAAAGTCAAtccaattattttctttttaattattaaaattatatgagGCCCATTAAAGTTTTGTTCTGTAATTATTCTCTAAAAGTCGAATCTCAACTGTAGGACGGAGTAAGAAAGAAACGAGCATTATTGTGGTTAAGTTCAAAGTGGTGGTTACTCTCTAATGTCGTCAATGCATACGTCATGTAAATGCAAGTGGATGGGGTCCACGGATGCATGCGTCCTCAATGACGTCCACGTCCAAAGAAAAAACTTACTTTCCTAATATGTATATCTAACCAAATGTGtatatttgaacaaaaaaaaaaaaaccaaatgtgtatatatatatgtcgcAGATATAACCATCTTCGTCCACAACTCACCAAAAACTTGAAAGTGTTTTGAGAGAAAAAGAATCACAGAAATTCATGGAAATGGAAAATGCAGTAGCGAAACAGAGTATCCCTCTTCTCACTCCCTACAAGATGGGAAGATTCAATCTCTCCCACAGGGTTGTTCTGGCACCATTGACGAGACAGAGGTCATACGGAAACGTTCCTCAGCCTCACGCTGTCTTGTACTACTCCCAGAGAACAAGCCCAGGAGGGTTTCTCATCACTGAAGCTACAGGAGTTTCAGACACAGCTCAAGGGTAACAAATTACTCTGCTCATTTTAAATTTGAGTATTTTATGGAACGATTAAAAGTAACAGTTACAGTCTTCAATATTTGATAGTTTAGTATTAAAGCGGTGGACTTACGGTTTGAGAACTAgaataattaaatgttttttcattttatgctgttttgagaattttgattattttgtgctattttatataaacttgtTTTAATAAATGCTATTTCAGAGATTTgtccatttattttttattctgttAAAGTTTAGTCTTTTATTTGTGGGTTTTGGTCATCTTAAACTATGAAACTAAACTCTGTTACATTTGTGTGATTATGGTCTTGAAGCTACCAAGATACTCCTGGGATATGGACGAAAGAGCATGTGGAGGCATGGAAACCAATTGTGGATGCTGTTCATGCCAAAGGTGGTGTCTTCTTCTGTCAAATCTGGCATGTTGGTCGTGTTTCTAATCGAGGTTTGTCATTTGAAGTTGTATTCAATTATTCATAAGGCTGGTGGAACCCATATTAGCATACTGAGTATAATactttgtgtgtgttttcagGTTTTCAACCAAATGGGCAAGCTCCCATCTCTTGTTCCGACAAGCCATTGATGCCTCAAATCCGCTCTAACGGCATTGACGAAGCTCTGTTTACCCCACCAAGACGGCTAAGTACTGAAGAAATCCCTGGCATTGTCAACGACTTTAGGCTCGCAGCAAGAAACGCTATGGAAGCTGGTAAAGCATTGTTAGTCAAGAAGCTAGCTATACTCAATTCATTCAAAGACACTTAACGTTATGTGCCCTTTAATGTTGTTGTTGCAGGCTTTGATGGAGTTGAGATTCATGGAGCTAATGGCTATCTGATAGACCAGTTCATGAAAGACACGGTGAATGACAGAACAGATGAGTACGGTGGATCATTACAAAACCGTTGCAAGTTCGCACTAGACATAGTTGAAGCAGTGGCTAATGAGATCGGACCAGACCGTGTTGGCATTAGACTCTCTCCCTTTGCTGACTACATGGAGTCTGCAGACACAAACCCACAAGCGTTAGCCCTTCACATGGCTCAATCTCTGAACAAATACGGGATCCTCTACTGTCATGTGATAGAGGCAAGAATGAAAACAATGGGAGAGATAACAGAGTGTCCTCACTTGCTTGTGCCTATGAGGAAAGCTTTTCAGGGGACTTTCATCTCAGCGGGTGGTTTCACGAGGACAGATGGGAATGAGGCAGTGGAAGAGGGACGGACCGATCTTGTGGCTTATGGTCGGTGGTTTCTCGCGAACCCGGATTTGCCTAAGAGGTTTGAAGTGGATGCACCGTTGAATAAATATGATAGGCCAACGTTTTACACTTCTGATCCTGTTGTGGGTTACACGGATTACCCTTTTCTTGAATCAAAAGCTTAATTTTGTCATTAAGAATGTTATCTGTGTTCCTCTTTTATGTAATAAGATCTTTCTGGCATTAAGATAATGTTGCAAGTGTAACACCAATCATAACCTTCCGGCTTAGTTAGCGTGTTTGCTTGCTCTGACCAGCCATTAGGCTTCCGAGAGCTTAGTCTGGTTACATTACCTGTTTCTGCACCTATGTTCTTTATCACACAAGAGTAAAGATCAAACTCTGCCTTTAGTTTACATCAGCTTGCTTATATCTACTGATCCGCCACACTTGTTGCTTAAATATAGTTATGGTTTATTATGtcaaataaaagttaaaattaattatgtcaaaattaAAGAGTTGAGGATTTATTAAGCAACAAAACCGCAATCTGAAGGCCTTTTGTAATATAGGTTTTTGTTATGTAAAATATTGAGATTTAGATTTTCTATGCATTTTATGTTGTGCtgataaactttaaaatttaacaacATTAGCTGTAAGTATTTGAATTTACAGAAATATACTGGTGCATGGAAGatgtttaatattattaaatggtGTATTTACCAATACAAAATAcccttttttatgttttgaaaatttcttcTCAGAAGAGTATTTTCGTTTTGtcagattttattttctatttataaaccCTCCAACTTGTTTTgctaataagaaaaataatctaATTTCTCGACGTTAAAAAAATTGACTggaaaaatttgaataaaaagaaaaatagaccTCTAACATACGGCTTCTCATGGTGCATGGTTATTGGAagatgtttaatattaattaatggtGTATTTActactaataatatatatatatatatatatatatattttttaaaacaaaatactaaTCATTCAAaagagtatatatttttattcgtTTTATCAGATTTTAAGAGGTAGAGATGTTGGGCGGTGTTATCATTAAATAACATCTTGGTTTAATACGCTTTCTTCCACGTGTCTTTTCATTATCCATTCACATAACACTTACGGACGGCTAAATAAGCGAGTTAACCAATCAGAGGGCGTGTTTCTATCTTATACGCGTTTTACGAGAACTGAGTTgccaaaattcaaattttaaaataatatccCCAAAACTTTCTTTTGTATGCTACAAGTTTCTCTGTTTCCATCATCTCAAAACTGTTTTGGCTCGTGGAGATGGAGTTTCACCGAATGAAGAGGAAGGAACTACAAGCCATGTGCATAAAGCATGGAGTCCCTGCAAATCTGAAAAAAACCGAGATGGTTTGTAGACTCACTTCTCTTCTCGAGGATGGACAGTCAAAGGTTTTAGCTTTTGTTGTATTTGTTTCAGAATAACACGACATGGGTTTTTGGTCGGAACTAATGGAGATTCGAACTAATGAGTTTTGTAATAATATGCAGAATATGCTTGAGACTACTGTCAAGAAAACTCAAGTTGAGTCTGTTCAAAAGGAGTTAGCTGtgtatgtctctctctctctctctcatttatTAAACTActagttagatttttttttttgtgttattgagTTTTTGTCTCCTCGTCCAATCTCTCAGCGAAGAATTTGATGGTTATTGCGAAGGCGAGCTTGTCAAGGTTAGTAATGCTAGTCTTCTCCCACTAGATCAGTTCACAAACTAATGATACTTGTTGTGTCCTAATGGCTAATACACAAGAAGAAGATACCTATTTTGTCTATTAACAAGCTTGTTTCTGTTACCAAATAAACCTTGTTTGCCAGGTTACGTTATCAGGTAACCAGGAACCCATACGTACTGATATAACTGAGGCAGCAATGGAGTTAGGCTCTGAGGTTACTGACCTGCACCCCTGAACAATCAAAGCTCTAGTGTTAATGGTTGGTTTCTAATGTTGTGTGTGTTACCCTTTGGTAGAAACTTTCGCTGCTGGTCACGGAAGCGTACAAGGATGCATACGCAAAGAGTCTTGTGGTAAAGCAATCGTATAATGTCTCTCTTCATCTCTTGTaattttgaggtttttttttttaatttcacaGATTAAGGAGGAGGGGGAGAATGTAGTTGGCAGCAGAAAGGTTAAGAAAGTAAAGTTCAGCCCTGAGTCTGAGAATCAAGTCTTCGAGTTCACTCGCTCTCTTAAGAAACTTCCTAGGCGTAAGAATGCTAGAACGTGTAGTAGCCAAGGTGGAGGAAGTATAGAACTGAGGAGGTCTAAGCGAACCGCGTCTAAGGGGGGGACAGTAGCTGCTGGATGTAATGGAAACTCAGCTAGTGGGATTGTTAAGCCTGAGAAAGTATCTTCTAGTTTGGTTAAGGATCATAAGGTCCCAAGGGGAAAAGATGATTCTAAAGTTGAAGTGGTTCTTAGGCGGTCTAAGCGTTTTGCGAATGACATCATCAAGAATACAAATGGAACACTTTTAAATTCATCGAAAAGAGTTACTAGGAGAAGAGGAGCATGACTCTATTAGTCTAGACTTTGGAGAGGGTTTCAAGTCAACAACACACAAGACTAGTATCATGTTCTGTTATGTTCTATTGTTCTCCTTGTTTTATTATCTATTAGACTGTCGGTTTGTGGTGAAGAAGCTTCATTTGGTCAGTTTTTGTTGGTGAAGCTTTTGTGGTGGAGATTCTTTAGTCGGTTTTGGTGTTTGTAAACCCCATTTTTTCTTGTCTAATGATGTTTCTAAATGTGATGTGCAGCCATGCATACATGTTATGTGCACACATGCATTCTTAAACGATAGTAAATGTTAATACCATTTGTAACGCATATTAAATTACAATAAGTATACCCACTAGGCCACTAGTCATTCATTATCTCACATAAAGGTGTCTAATGAGTTTCCTATGTATTTACTTTAGCCTTTTCACTCACCATTTACATGTAACAGTCAAGGCCACAAGTGTCTCTATATAAACTCTCTCAGTTTATCACTCACTCCTCATCACAAACACAAAGAAATCACTTCCTAAACTCTCTCATGGCTGCTAAACCTAGTTTTGTGGTTGCATACGCTGTCATGTTCATGCTTATGGTGGCTTCTCCCACAGTGAGATCTCGACCTCTCATGAAACCAACCGTTGGTGCACCTTCTCCTTCCACGAGCCTTGTGTACCGTCTCAGGCTTGATGAAGAAACAGGTTACTGCTGGGACTCACTGATGCAGCTCCAACACTGCTCTGGAGAGCTGATCTTGTTCTTCCTCAACGGTGAGACTTACATCGGTCCTGGGTGTTGCAGTGCTATAAGAACCGTTGGACGCAAGTGTTGGACTACTATGATTGGTGTTCTTGGTTTCACTCCTCAAGAAGGTGATGTTCTCCAAGGTTACTGTGATGACGACCAAGACTCTGACAAGATTGGTGATGAACATGCTCTTGCCTCCTCAACGCTGCCTTTGTCCCATAAGTTCAAGCCTAGTACTGTTGTTAGATCTTCTAACCCTTGAATCCAGAGCTTATGTTTATCTTATTATAACAGAAActttatattatgtaataaGAGAGTGCTGTTGAGAGAGAAATAGCTTCTCTGTTATTACTCAAGAATAAAAGATTGTTACTCAGAACAAGGTTTTGCAAATATAGcaaatataatctttttttttgtcaattagcAATATAATCTTCTCTTCTCATATCA is a genomic window of Brassica napus cultivar Da-Ae chromosome A2, Da-Ae, whole genome shotgun sequence containing:
- the LOC106397650 gene encoding 12-oxophytodienoate reductase 1 → MEMENAVAKQSIPLLTPYKMGRFNLSHRVVLAPLTRQRSYGNVPQPHAVLYYSQRTSPGGFLITEATGVSDTAQGYQDTPGIWTKEHVEAWKPIVDAVHAKGGVFFCQIWHVGRVSNRGFQPNGQAPISCSDKPLMPQIRSNGIDEALFTPPRRLSTEEIPGIVNDFRLAARNAMEAGFDGVEIHGANGYLIDQFMKDTVNDRTDEYGGSLQNRCKFALDIVEAVANEIGPDRVGIRLSPFADYMESADTNPQALALHMAQSLNKYGILYCHVIEARMKTMGEITECPHLLVPMRKAFQGTFISAGGFTRTDGNEAVEEGRTDLVAYGRWFLANPDLPKRFEVDAPLNKYDRPTFYTSDPVVGYTDYPFLESKA
- the LOC106422585 gene encoding uncharacterized protein LOC106422585 — protein: MEFHRMKRKELQAMCIKHGVPANLKKTEMVCRLTSLLEDGQSKNMLETTVKKTQVESVQKELAVEEFDGYCEGELVKVTLSGNQEPIRTDITEAAMELGSEKLSLLVTEAYKDAYAKSLVIKEEGENVVGSRKVKKVKFSPESENQVFEFTRSLKKLPRRKNARTCSSQGGGSIELRRSKRTASKGGTVAAGCNGNSASGIVKPEKVSSSLVKDHKVPRGKDDSKVEVVLRRSKRFANDIIKNTNGTLLNSSKRVTRRRGA
- the LOC106422596 gene encoding egg cell-secreted protein 1.1 produces the protein MAAKPSFVVAYAVMFMLMVASPTVRSRPLMKPTVGAPSPSTSLVYRLRLDEETGYCWDSLMQLQHCSGELILFFLNGETYIGPGCCSAIRTVGRKCWTTMIGVLGFTPQEGDVLQGYCDDDQDSDKIGDEHALASSTLPLSHKFKPSTVVRSSNP